The Pseudonocardia sp. EC080619-01 genome segment GATGCCCACTCGTTCTACTACCGGGAGTGGCTAGGGAGAACTTCGACAACCAGATACTGACCCTTTCCGGCCATGCGTCGGCCTTCGGCGAAATCATTCAGCATGCTAGCTATGACGTAACGGCCGGGACGTCCGGGAGCCATTACGGTCGAGTCGAGCCTGCTCGATAGCGGCATGGATCCAATGCCGGCGGTAAGATCAATAGGCGGTTTAGGTGGCGGGGCCGATCCGTGGAACTGACCGAACCAGCCGGCCAGTCGACTTTCGGATGTATCCGAGAATGCTGGGAAAAAGACTGCCTCGGACGGCTGCGCTGCCAGCTTGTTAATAACCCGCACTGGCTCGCTCGCGCGTAGCTTGCCGTCGACGACGAAACGCGGGCCAACGTCGGCATCGATTGAGGTCAGCGTGATATCCGGCGGATTAGTACGTGAGCGTGCGCACGGCGGCCCCACAGTCAGCGCCCCGCGGGTTGGGCGTGAAGCCGTCGTTATGTCAGTGTAGTCGAAAAGCTCGTAGTGGCCCTCCTCCAAATGCTGATCAAACGTCGCCTGGGCACCGTTTCGCACCAGTACGCCGCCGAGAAGATCTATCCCTTGCAGTCGTTCGGCACCAGCACGCACGGAGCCCGGGTCTGCGGCGGTGACGCCGACCAGTCCCGCCCTCAGATCCTCTGTGGTGGCTCCGGAGGTGAGCCGAGCAAGCCCGACCCCGGACACCGGCCGGTCGGTCGATACCTCTATGACGACCCTGCCTGCCGGTACTGAGCCGGGTGCGGTGATCGCGTCTGACAGGATCCGCACCTGGATCGCTGCCTCAGCACCGTGCGGTACAGCGGATGCGTGGATTGTGGTGGGCGAACAGTGGCCGCCGAGGAAGGATCTCGCGCGGGCCGCTAGCGCGGTCGACCACGTCATTCGCCTCACGACGACCTTACGTCCACAAAGCGATCGGCCAGTGACCCAGCAACGTCTGCCGGTAGCGGCATGGCCACCATCTCAGTAGCCAGAGCACGACATCGGTCCCTAGCCAATCGGTCCTCGAGGAGGGTACGGCAGACTTCGCCGATGTCGGCCAGGCTGGCGTCAGAGGAGGGGAGAGCCACCCCGGCGCCCGCCGCGCACATTCGGTGCGCCGAGTCGGCGTTCTTTGACTCAAGCGGGAGGATGACCTGAGGAACGCCAGCTCCGAGAGCGGTCAGGGCCGTCAACCCACCCCCGTGATGGACGATTAAGTCCAGGGTCGGTGCTAGCAATTTGAACGGGAGCTGGCCTGCCCGGGTAATTCCGTGAACCCCGCGCAACCTCTCCGCTGCCTCAGGCGGACAAGCAACCAGTATCTCACTTGTCGACCCATCTAGTGCCGCGGCGGTCGAGCGGATCAAATCAACGTCGTAATAATCCGAGCTGATGCTGCCGGCAGTGAGCAGAGTCCGCCGCGGGGAGGCATCGAGCATCCACGGCTCGATGGTGACTGGGTGGTCGATCGGAACCCAGCGGATGGGAGCTATCTGCTCTGTGGGGGCCTCCGCAGGACGGAGCGAAGCCGGGAACGGGTCGACCATCAGCGACGGGGCAGGAAATCGATCGGCACCCAACCGGGCCAGCTCAGGAGCCAGTATGTCCGAAGCCCCAGGATGCACGCCGGAACGATCGATATGGTTCGCGGTGATCGCGTGGCGCACCCACGGCACCCCAGCGGCTACAGCAGCAAGTGCACCCGCATACGCGTGCGCCCCAGCCACCACCAGGTCTGGCGGCCACGTGCCGACGAGTTTGTACAGGGGCTTGGCCATGGCCAAGGCCAGTTGCCCGAACCGTCGGCCCGCAGCTGCGACCTCGTCCTCATGCGTTGCTGCCCCCGTTGCGGGATGGTCCGCGAGTAAGGTTGCCAGCTCGACCGAGGATGCCTCCACTGTGTGAAGGCCAACGCCAGTCACGACTGGAAGGATCTCAGCAGTCGCTGCTACGACGACGTCGTGCCCTGTTGCTCGTAGAGCGGCTGCAAGAGGTGCGAGCCCGGCTACATTCGACGCCGTCGGCCCTGCGACGAAAAGTACCCTCACACAGCTCACTCCTCAGAATCGCGAGTCGCCTCCAGAGTCGTCGGTATACGCGGAACGAATCAACGCTCATCCGGAAAAGTCCTGGTCATATCTCGGTCAGATCGCTGGCTGATCCCTAGGTGGGAACATCGCTGGTCGATGATCTCCGGCTGCGCAGGGCATCCAACTCTGGGCTAGTCCCTAGTCTCTAGTACCCTGCTGCAGACGCCCACATCGAGCAGCTTCCAGGGGAAGTTTCGACACGTTCTGGCCTCGCATCGCGTGGACGTTGCGCGGGTGAGGTAGCTGTGCGACGCGCGACCTAACCTCTGCTGCTCATCTGTATCTCAGGCTCAATGGCCTGGTCAGTTCTGCGTCAAATCATGGCCGAAGCTCCTGACGGAGAGTCAGCGAACGTTTGAACTGAAGTGTGTTGACTCTTGTCGTGCACCGGAGGGAACGTCGAGTCACGTAACTTAACGATCCGTTCGGGCTTCGAGATGAGGCGGTATATGAAAACGACAGTAATCGTGGTCGGTGCGGGTCCGGCCGGGCTGATGCTGTCGGCGGAGCTGCGGCTGGCCGGGATCGACGTTGTCCTTCTCGAACGGCTGGAGGTGCCGACCGGCGAATCGCGGGGCCTCGGGTTTCTGGCACGGACGATGGAAATCTTCGACCAGCGCGGGCTGCTGCACCGGTTTGGTGAGATCGAGACCTCGAACGTCGGTCACTTCGGCGGACTATCGATGGATTTTGGCGTCGTGCCAGGCGCGCACTTTGGTGGCAAGGGCATCCCGCAGAGCCGTACCGAGGAGGTCCTGGAAGAGTGGGCGTCCGAGCTTGGCGTTGACATTCGCCGGGCTCACGAGGTGACCGGCTTTCACGACGACGGTGATGGCGTCGACGTCGACTTCCGCGGTCCGCGGGGCGCGGGGCGGGTCCGAGCTCGCTATCTGGTCGGCTGCGACGGCGGCCGAAGTACGGTCCGCAAGGTCGCCGGGTTCGACTTTCCCGGTAGCGCGGCGACGATGGAGATGTTTATCGCCGACATCACTGACTGTGACGTCGAGCCGCGCTGGGCCGGTCAGATCTGTCCGACCGGCATGGTCATGGCCGGCCCGCTGGCTAACGGGGTCACCCGGATCGTGGTGTGCGAGCGAGACAAGCCTGCCCAGAAACGCACCGCCCCGCCGCCGTTCTCTGAGTTGGCGGACGGCTGGCAGCGGCTCACTGGTGAAGACATCCACGGTGCGACCCCGATATGGACAAGTTCGTTCGGCAACGCCACTCGCCAGGTCACGCAGTACCGACGCGGGAACGTACTGCTCGCGGGCGACGCCGCGCACATCCACTTGCCAGCCGGCGGGCAGGGTATGAACACGAGCATCCAAGATGCGGTGAATCTCGGCTGGAAGCTCGCCGCCAAGGTGAAGGGGACTGCCCCCGATGGATTGTTGGACACCTACGAGTCCGA includes the following:
- a CDS encoding FAD-dependent monooxygenase, which translates into the protein MKTTVIVVGAGPAGLMLSAELRLAGIDVVLLERLEVPTGESRGLGFLARTMEIFDQRGLLHRFGEIETSNVGHFGGLSMDFGVVPGAHFGGKGIPQSRTEEVLEEWASELGVDIRRAHEVTGFHDDGDGVDVDFRGPRGAGRVRARYLVGCDGGRSTVRKVAGFDFPGSAATMEMFIADITDCDVEPRWAGQICPTGMVMAGPLANGVTRIVVCERDKPAQKRTAPPPFSELADGWQRLTGEDIHGATPIWTSSFGNATRQVTQYRRGNVLLAGDAAHIHLPAGGQGMNTSIQDAVNLGWKLAAKVKGTAPDGLLDTYESERWPVGQRLLMNTRAQGLLFLSGESMQPLRNVMTSLMSRPEVSRHLVSLVSGLEIRYAVDPVASHPLLGMRMPPCQLTTNEGRSVNTTELLHSGRGVLLALDDRAGKRAVARGWADRIDVVNASVADADVPAALDGVFAALLRPDGYVAWVAPGRTDLVAALRRWFGSAVRGPAVAV
- a CDS encoding nucleotide disphospho-sugar-binding domain-containing protein, whose amino-acid sequence is MRVLFVAGPTASNVAGLAPLAAALRATGHDVVVAATAEILPVVTGVGLHTVEASSVELATLLADHPATGAATHEDEVAAAGRRFGQLALAMAKPLYKLVGTWPPDLVVAGAHAYAGALAAVAAGVPWVRHAITANHIDRSGVHPGASDILAPELARLGADRFPAPSLMVDPFPASLRPAEAPTEQIAPIRWVPIDHPVTIEPWMLDASPRRTLLTAGSISSDYYDVDLIRSTAAALDGSTSEILVACPPEAAERLRGVHGITRAGQLPFKLLAPTLDLIVHHGGGLTALTALGAGVPQVILPLESKNADSAHRMCAAGAGVALPSSDASLADIGEVCRTLLEDRLARDRCRALATEMVAMPLPADVAGSLADRFVDVRSS